In a genomic window of Fimbriiglobus ruber:
- a CDS encoding DMP19 family protein, translated as MSGVDRRRVLSVAEFDAIPADDEYPIDGYYETLIDRNERITHEVYEQPERLKELTAGQRMLIQLGTFDSQVKNGGVTQFFWNCTEHIFDVADWIEQLTLPELQANYDRALEALVGKKDRWLELRAEWIQGRDNPNWVSFRQTYELLELGWFDKTYFDKHGYNERQEWVQQSRGFHHTLLTRLAGYVCVHRTEFVTE; from the coding sequence ATGTCGGGTGTTGATCGTCGTCGGGTGTTGTCTGTCGCGGAGTTCGACGCTATTCCTGCGGATGACGAATATCCGATCGACGGCTACTACGAGACTCTCATCGACCGTAACGAGCGGATCACACACGAGGTCTATGAGCAGCCCGAGCGGCTCAAGGAGCTGACGGCTGGGCAGCGGATGCTGATCCAACTTGGGACTTTCGACAGCCAAGTGAAGAACGGTGGCGTCACCCAATTCTTCTGGAACTGCACCGAGCACATCTTCGACGTGGCGGACTGGATTGAGCAGTTGACCTTGCCCGAACTTCAAGCCAACTACGATCGGGCGCTGGAGGCATTGGTCGGCAAGAAAGATCGGTGGCTCGAGTTGCGGGCCGAGTGGATTCAGGGGCGGGACAACCCGAATTGGGTGTCGTTCCGGCAGACCTACGAGTTATTAGAGCTCGGGTGGTTCGATAAGACTTATTTCGACAAGCATGGGTACAATGAACGGCAAGAGTGGGTGCAGCAGTCGCGGGGTTTCCACCACACCCTGCTCACTCGGCTCGCGGGGTATGTGTGCGTTCACCGGACTGAGTTCGTCACCGAGTAA